Proteins from a genomic interval of Kitasatospora herbaricolor:
- a CDS encoding SDR family oxidoreductase: MTAVEDIQDTGTTPEAVEYGPGIDPERLALCLSVLAELDQLDVDHPDAIVVRQAVGGVFRTLKQRRRQEMRARKTANDRAVTAATATGAPGRIDDETAGAFGLTTVTTTEIAGILERPRSCYTCKQRYVEVDAFYHQLCPSCAKLNHSRRDAHADLTGKRALLTGGRAKIGMYIALRLLRDGAHTTITTRFPNDAIRRFKAMPDSAEWLHRLKIVGIDLRDPAQVMALADEVAADGPLDILINNAAQTVRRPPESYRELVNAESAPLPLGELPQSTTIGRFGSGSVDLPALPGQATAGSERLSAEDVTSLALVSGSASPARIEAGTAIDAGGLVPDLAPTNSWVQTVSEVGPMELLEVQLCNSTAPFILISRLRPAMAASSARRKYVVNVSAMEGVFSRGYKGAGHPHTNMAKAALNMLTRTSAKEMLETDGILMTAVDTGWITDERPHPDKMRLAAEGFHAPLDLVDGAARVYDPIVRGELGEDLYGCFLKDYAQSAW; encoded by the coding sequence ATGACGGCGGTCGAGGACATCCAGGACACCGGGACGACCCCGGAGGCGGTCGAGTACGGTCCGGGCATCGACCCCGAACGGCTCGCGCTCTGCCTCAGCGTGCTCGCCGAGCTGGACCAGCTGGACGTGGACCACCCCGACGCGATCGTGGTGCGCCAGGCGGTCGGCGGCGTCTTCCGTACGCTCAAGCAGCGCCGCCGCCAGGAGATGCGGGCCCGCAAGACGGCCAACGACCGCGCCGTGACGGCCGCCACGGCCACCGGCGCGCCCGGCCGGATCGACGACGAGACGGCGGGCGCCTTCGGCCTCACCACCGTCACCACCACGGAGATCGCCGGCATCCTGGAGCGTCCGCGCTCCTGCTACACCTGCAAGCAGCGGTACGTCGAGGTGGACGCGTTCTACCACCAGCTCTGCCCGTCCTGCGCGAAGCTCAACCACAGCCGCCGGGACGCGCACGCGGACCTGACCGGCAAGCGCGCGCTGCTCACCGGCGGCCGGGCGAAGATCGGGATGTACATCGCGCTGCGGCTGCTGCGCGACGGCGCCCACACCACCATCACCACCCGTTTCCCGAACGACGCGATCCGCCGCTTCAAGGCGATGCCGGACAGCGCGGAGTGGCTGCACCGGCTGAAGATCGTCGGGATCGACCTGCGCGACCCCGCCCAGGTGATGGCGCTGGCGGACGAGGTGGCCGCCGACGGCCCGCTGGACATCCTGATCAACAACGCCGCGCAGACCGTGCGCCGGCCCCCGGAGTCCTACCGCGAGCTGGTCAACGCCGAGTCCGCGCCGCTGCCGCTCGGCGAGCTGCCGCAGTCCACCACCATCGGCCGGTTCGGCAGCGGCAGCGTGGACCTGCCCGCCCTGCCCGGCCAGGCCACCGCCGGCAGCGAGCGGCTGAGCGCCGAGGACGTCACCTCCCTGGCCCTGGTCAGCGGTTCGGCCTCGCCGGCCCGGATCGAGGCCGGCACGGCGATCGACGCCGGCGGCCTGGTGCCGGACCTGGCGCCGACCAACAGCTGGGTCCAGACGGTCAGCGAGGTGGGCCCGATGGAGCTGCTGGAGGTCCAGCTCTGCAACTCCACCGCCCCGTTCATCCTGATCAGCCGGCTGCGCCCGGCGATGGCCGCCTCCTCGGCCCGCCGCAAGTACGTGGTCAACGTCTCCGCGATGGAGGGCGTCTTCAGCCGCGGCTACAAGGGCGCCGGGCACCCGCACACCAACATGGCCAAGGCCGCGCTGAACATGCTGACCCGCACCAGCGCCAAGGAGATGCTGGAGACCGACGGCATCCTGATGACCGCCGTGGACACCGGCTGGATCACCGACGAGCGCCCGCACCCGGACAAGATGCGGCTCGCCGCCGAGGGCTTCCACGCCCCGCTGGACCTGGTCGACGGCGCCGCCCGGGTCTACGACCCGATCGTCCGGGGCGAGTTGGGCGAGGACCTGTACGGCTGCTTCCTCAAGGACTACGCCCAGTCCGCCTGGTGA
- a CDS encoding ADP-ribosylglycohydrolase family protein, translating to MEQLTLGDLAVYRARLRGCLLGGALGDALGFPVEGLSLPAVRARYGERGITGPVPDLDGVTGRISEETQLTLFTAEGRLAGYARATAKGISGAETAMVHDAYQCWQETQDHPGPPPRDGLRHRTGRLREERWLYARRGAGAATVAGLREQHVPVPWLPVDGTPGPVNPGSKGCGAVVRSAPIGFTGSDPKGSFELAARCARITHGHPTGYYAAGAFAAMISHLLDGESVAAAVLLSMELLAGYPGHEETTAALRKAVDLARTGPATASKVESLGAGWTGEEALSIGVYAALAPTEYREEHTPVAAALLVAVNHSGGSDSTGSICGNLLGARHGDVLLPAHWLRQVEGRAVIAALADDFAAEVHPGERRPWIHH from the coding sequence GTGGAGCAGCTCACGCTGGGGGACCTGGCGGTGTACCGCGCGCGGCTGCGCGGGTGCCTGCTCGGTGGCGCGCTCGGGGACGCCCTCGGCTTCCCCGTCGAGGGGCTGTCGCTGCCGGCGGTCCGGGCCCGGTACGGGGAGCGGGGCATCACCGGGCCGGTCCCGGACCTCGACGGGGTGACCGGGCGGATCAGCGAGGAGACCCAGCTGACGCTCTTCACCGCCGAGGGCCGGCTGGCGGGCTACGCCCGCGCGACGGCGAAGGGCATCAGCGGCGCGGAGACCGCCATGGTGCACGACGCGTACCAGTGCTGGCAGGAGACCCAGGACCACCCGGGACCACCGCCGCGGGACGGTCTGCGGCACCGTACGGGCCGGTTGCGCGAGGAGCGGTGGCTGTACGCGCGGCGCGGCGCCGGCGCGGCCACCGTCGCCGGCCTGCGGGAGCAGCACGTCCCCGTCCCGTGGCTGCCGGTCGACGGCACCCCGGGCCCGGTGAACCCCGGTTCGAAGGGGTGCGGAGCGGTGGTCCGTTCGGCGCCCATCGGTTTCACCGGGAGCGACCCCAAGGGGTCCTTCGAACTCGCCGCCCGCTGTGCGCGGATCACCCACGGCCACCCCACCGGCTACTACGCGGCCGGCGCCTTCGCCGCGATGATCAGCCACCTGCTCGACGGCGAGTCCGTGGCGGCCGCCGTCCTGCTGAGCATGGAGCTGCTGGCCGGGTACCCCGGGCACGAGGAGACGACGGCCGCCCTGCGCAAGGCCGTCGACCTCGCCCGCACCGGCCCGGCGACCGCGTCGAAGGTGGAGAGCCTCGGCGCGGGCTGGACCGGGGAGGAGGCCCTGTCGATCGGCGTCTACGCGGCGCTCGCCCCGACCGAGTACCGGGAGGAGCACACCCCCGTGGCGGCCGCCCTGCTGGTCGCGGTCAACCACTCCGGCGGCAGCGACTCCACCGGCTCGATCTGCGGCAACCTGCTGGGCGCCCGCCACGGCGACGTGCTGCTCCCGGCGCACTGGCTGCGGCAGGTCGAGGGCCGGGCCGTGATCGCCGCGCTCGCCGACGACTTCGCCGCCGAGGTCCACCCCGGCGAGCGGCGCCCCTGGATCCACCACTGA
- a CDS encoding putative T7SS-secreted protein produces MGGFLSDVKSFAGDFVSVNAHAVGGALDFVGLEDAGRAVDRWGDGIAEDLGADVGELDLGESDDPKQLIHGDVKAIGESAQHLQKFALAFEEVAGGLSRMDSEHWQGKAADAFRKKFATQPTAWRVTADACEAAAKALTALAATLTWAQEQAQQAIDLYEKAEQATKDGQAAYNHQADEYNRAVKAYNAASDAGQSPTAPTKPAPFQDPGAAGRKQAAEVLLAARKQRVSAAGTAEQAIRAATGAAPEAPGLMDRIGNALVDAPDVIAGSALHLEGGFLKGGADLLKFARGVNPFDVYNMTHPALYLDHLNSVAGGLAYTANHPTELAKALVGSGWGSDPAEAGGKTLFNLLSGLATGGGSEAAAVTERVAVNALERAGQRTAVNAAERGVAQVAENAGQRAVAGLGEHPFVPRVEPVVPKVEPGGLPDGWTVKPAEGPKLDAAPVHEPAPAAHTPEPAAPQHPHVPEQSAPEPHHVEPHHAEPQHAEAPSHQPEAPSHQPEPASSGPNYHSDDNGPLATITRNRELEDLGVAERDIAQQGRTFEDDAAREYGAKTWNETADNLPPEQRKAVENYTLDSETAPKGQSYQDINRSLRDEIPRTSQIDHQVAELDKALQAHPVPEDIVVTRGTDLRHLDIADPEDLVGRTITEKGYMSTSLGDLPAMYQGKDAILHLSVPGGTPGLWVENVGAMGAAERELLLGRNLDWKATKVVKVGNQYHVFGEILG; encoded by the coding sequence ATGGGCGGCTTCCTCAGCGACGTCAAGAGCTTCGCCGGCGACTTCGTCAGTGTGAACGCGCACGCGGTCGGCGGCGCGCTGGACTTCGTCGGGCTGGAGGACGCGGGCCGGGCCGTCGACAGGTGGGGCGACGGCATCGCCGAGGACCTCGGGGCGGACGTCGGCGAGCTCGATCTCGGCGAGAGCGACGACCCGAAGCAGCTCATCCACGGCGACGTGAAGGCGATCGGCGAGAGCGCCCAGCACCTGCAGAAGTTCGCGCTCGCCTTCGAGGAGGTCGCCGGCGGGCTGAGCCGGATGGACTCCGAGCACTGGCAGGGCAAGGCCGCCGACGCCTTCCGCAAGAAGTTCGCCACCCAGCCCACCGCCTGGCGGGTCACCGCCGACGCCTGCGAGGCCGCCGCGAAGGCCCTGACGGCGCTGGCCGCCACCCTGACCTGGGCCCAGGAACAGGCGCAGCAGGCCATCGACCTGTACGAGAAGGCCGAGCAGGCGACCAAGGACGGCCAGGCGGCGTACAACCACCAGGCGGACGAGTACAACCGGGCCGTCAAGGCGTACAACGCGGCCTCCGACGCCGGGCAGAGCCCCACCGCGCCCACGAAGCCGGCGCCGTTCCAGGACCCGGGCGCGGCCGGGCGCAAGCAGGCCGCGGAGGTGCTGCTGGCGGCCCGCAAGCAGCGGGTGAGCGCCGCCGGCACGGCCGAGCAGGCGATCAGGGCGGCGACCGGCGCCGCCCCCGAGGCGCCCGGGCTGATGGACCGGATCGGGAACGCCCTGGTCGACGCACCCGACGTGATCGCGGGCAGCGCGCTGCACCTGGAGGGCGGGTTCCTCAAGGGCGGCGCCGACCTGCTGAAGTTCGCGCGCGGCGTGAACCCCTTCGACGTGTACAACATGACCCACCCCGCGCTGTACCTGGACCACCTGAACTCCGTCGCCGGGGGCCTGGCCTACACCGCCAACCACCCCACCGAACTGGCCAAGGCCCTGGTCGGCTCCGGCTGGGGATCCGACCCGGCCGAGGCCGGCGGCAAGACCCTGTTCAACCTGCTCTCCGGCCTGGCCACCGGCGGCGGCAGCGAGGCGGCGGCGGTCACCGAGCGGGTGGCGGTCAACGCCCTGGAGCGGGCGGGCCAGCGCACCGCCGTCAACGCGGCCGAGCGCGGCGTGGCGCAGGTGGCCGAGAACGCCGGGCAGCGGGCCGTGGCCGGCCTGGGCGAGCACCCCTTCGTACCGCGCGTGGAGCCGGTCGTACCGAAGGTGGAGCCGGGCGGGCTGCCGGACGGCTGGACGGTCAAGCCCGCCGAGGGCCCCAAGCTGGACGCCGCTCCCGTGCACGAGCCGGCCCCGGCCGCGCACACGCCCGAGCCGGCGGCGCCTCAGCATCCGCACGTGCCCGAGCAGTCGGCGCCCGAGCCCCACCACGTCGAGCCGCACCACGCGGAACCCCAGCACGCCGAAGCCCCCTCCCACCAACCCGAAGCCCCGTCCCACCAGCCCGAGCCCGCCTCCTCCGGGCCGAACTACCACTCCGACGACAACGGCCCGCTGGCCACGATCACCCGGAACCGGGAGCTCGAGGACCTGGGGGTCGCCGAGCGGGACATCGCCCAGCAGGGACGGACCTTCGAGGACGACGCGGCCAGGGAGTACGGCGCCAAGACCTGGAACGAGACGGCCGACAACCTCCCGCCGGAGCAACGCAAGGCCGTGGAGAACTACACCTTGGACTCGGAGACCGCCCCCAAGGGCCAGTCCTACCAGGACATCAACAGATCCCTGCGGGACGAGATCCCGCGGACCTCGCAGATCGACCACCAGGTCGCCGAGCTCGACAAAGCCCTGCAGGCGCACCCCGTACCGGAGGACATCGTGGTCACCAGGGGCACCGACCTGCGCCACCTCGACATCGCCGACCCCGAGGATCTGGTCGGCAGGACCATCACCGAGAAGGGCTACATGTCCACCTCGCTGGGCGACCTGCCGGCGATGTACCAGGGCAAGGACGCGATCCTGCACCTGAGCGTGCCCGGCGGAACCCCGGGACTCTGGGTGGAGAACGTCGGCGCGATGGGGGCCGCCGAACGGGAGCTCCTGCTCGGTCGGAACCTGGACTGGAAGGCCACAAAGGTCGTCAAAGTCGGCAATCAGTACCATGTTTTCGGCGAAATCCTGGGATGA
- a CDS encoding type VII secretion target has protein sequence MADFQVDPEALKLTAKGINDAIGELKKVGIAEGAVVGRGFTDLELTGGQIGSPGCKSAFDEFCERWGVMVRGLVQQGNEIAEKLDLSAGIYHDHEQYVSGALKDAVSAAMGNPNLTQDQVEGRSWSQTLSDNPYTQVRDADYSAKSFEEGALHSAATWKGVEADLLEHNIMLDQVGDEEWNKEHAAKAKAMSDALNQRFDTYTQQQQAGGH, from the coding sequence ATGGCGGACTTCCAGGTCGATCCGGAGGCCCTGAAGCTGACGGCCAAGGGCATCAACGACGCGATCGGCGAGCTGAAGAAGGTCGGCATCGCCGAAGGCGCGGTGGTGGGCCGGGGCTTCACCGATCTCGAACTGACCGGAGGGCAGATCGGCTCCCCCGGCTGCAAGTCGGCCTTCGACGAGTTCTGCGAACGCTGGGGGGTGATGGTGCGCGGGCTGGTCCAGCAGGGCAACGAGATCGCCGAGAAGCTCGACCTGTCCGCCGGGATCTACCACGACCACGAGCAGTACGTCTCCGGTGCGCTGAAGGACGCGGTCAGTGCCGCGATGGGCAACCCCAACCTGACGCAGGACCAGGTCGAGGGCCGTTCCTGGAGTCAGACCCTGTCGGACAACCCGTACACCCAGGTCCGGGACGCCGACTACTCGGCGAAGTCCTTCGAGGAGGGGGCGCTGCACTCCGCCGCCACCTGGAAGGGCGTGGAGGCGGACCTGCTGGAGCACAACATCATGCTCGACCAGGTCGGCGACGAGGAGTGGAACAAGGAGCACGCGGCCAAGGCCAAGGCGATGTCGGACGCCCTCAACCAGCGCTTCGACACCTACACCCAGCAGCAGCAGGCGGGCGGCCACTGA
- a CDS encoding SseB family protein produces the protein MNAGLTHQVRMLHAGAGDPGIVLAAFRSGVVFVPRDADGRVWTGDEGGIRWIWAFSTEAALVAFARARGHRGPELDWLTVRGSRLLDVAVPAVGVPCGVALDVGSAQPMLFPPVRGIVPDAVALDGEEN, from the coding sequence GTGAACGCGGGTCTGACGCACCAGGTGCGCATGCTGCACGCCGGGGCGGGTGATCCCGGCATCGTGCTGGCCGCGTTCCGCTCCGGCGTCGTGTTCGTGCCGCGGGACGCGGACGGCCGGGTGTGGACCGGGGACGAGGGCGGGATCCGCTGGATCTGGGCCTTCAGCACCGAGGCGGCGCTGGTCGCGTTCGCCCGGGCGCGCGGCCACCGGGGCCCGGAGCTGGACTGGTTGACGGTCCGGGGTTCGCGGCTGCTGGACGTCGCGGTGCCCGCCGTCGGCGTCCCCTGCGGAGTGGCACTGGACGTGGGGAGCGCGCAGCCGATGCTGTTCCCGCCGGTACGGGGGATCGTGCCGGACGCGGTCGCGCTGGACGGGGAGGAGAACTGA
- a CDS encoding ADP-ribosylglycohydrolase family protein: MTVQYLPWDQLTAYRARVRGCLLGGAIGDALGFPVEGLAMPGIEARYGETGITGLVPDRDGVTGRISDDTQMTLFTAEGRLRGYARAMSRGIGGAEVVLVQQAYLRWQETQDHEDPPPRYDLRHRSGRLREERWLYARRAPGLACRSGLRQNHVPDARSAIDGRPGPVNPDSKGCGTVMRSAPFGFTDEGPTASFELAARCAQITHGHPTGYYAAGAFAAMISHLLTGEGLESAVLRSMELLARYPGHEETTGALRRAVDLARGGPASPLAVESLGGGWIAEEALAIAVYAALARTDRWKNRTPIESAFLTAVNHSGDSDSTGSICGNLLGAHYGDVLLPAHWLKEIEGRAVIAALADDFAAEVHPGEQRPWEH, encoded by the coding sequence ATGACCGTGCAGTACCTGCCCTGGGACCAGCTGACGGCCTACCGCGCCCGGGTCCGCGGCTGCCTGCTCGGCGGGGCGATCGGGGACGCCCTCGGCTTCCCGGTCGAAGGGCTCGCCATGCCGGGGATCGAGGCCCGGTACGGGGAGACCGGCATCACCGGGCTGGTGCCCGACCGCGACGGCGTGACCGGCCGGATCAGCGACGACACCCAGATGACCCTCTTCACCGCCGAGGGCCGGCTGCGCGGCTACGCCCGGGCCATGTCCAGGGGCATCGGCGGGGCGGAGGTCGTCCTGGTGCAGCAGGCGTACCTGCGCTGGCAGGAGACCCAGGACCACGAGGATCCGCCGCCCCGGTACGACCTCCGGCACCGGAGCGGCCGGCTGCGGGAGGAACGCTGGCTGTACGCCCGGCGCGCGCCCGGGCTGGCCTGCCGCTCCGGCCTGCGCCAGAACCACGTCCCGGACGCGCGAAGCGCGATCGACGGCAGGCCGGGGCCGGTCAACCCGGACTCGAAGGGGTGCGGCACGGTGATGCGCTCGGCCCCCTTCGGTTTCACCGACGAGGGCCCGACGGCCTCCTTCGAACTCGCCGCCCGCTGCGCGCAGATCACCCACGGCCACCCGACCGGCTACTACGCGGCCGGCGCCTTCGCCGCGATGATCAGCCACCTGCTGACCGGGGAGGGGCTGGAGTCAGCCGTCCTCAGGAGCATGGAACTTCTCGCCCGCTACCCCGGCCACGAGGAGACCACCGGCGCCCTGCGCAGGGCCGTCGACCTCGCCCGCGGCGGGCCGGCCTCCCCCCTGGCGGTGGAGAGCCTCGGCGGCGGCTGGATCGCCGAGGAGGCCCTGGCCATCGCCGTGTACGCGGCCCTGGCCCGCACCGACCGCTGGAAGAACCGCACCCCGATCGAGTCGGCGTTCCTGACCGCCGTCAACCACTCCGGCGACAGCGACTCCACCGGCTCGATCTGCGGCAACCTGCTGGGCGCCCACTACGGCGACGTACTGCTCCCGGCGCACTGGCTGAAGGAGATCGAGGGCCGGGCCGTGATCGCCGCGCTCGCCGACGACTTCGCCGCCGAGGTCCACCCCGGCGAGCAACGGCCCTGGGAGCACTGA
- a CDS encoding ARPP-2 domain-containing protein: protein MNPQVTTALDLTGLRTGPSQLWGAVRLVPLLRDQPVAGLRLHRRALGEEHGVVQVDPRTTYHSYLPHAFVADRTGDGTPVATYGTHLTDGGPAERPPTSVPLRFHHRLAKREGRARVRFLPQHLALEGYLSLHFGGPSVLWEEWSQRAVRQGLSPRAEEAWTGARVRGLGDALRLFEIHPGQCGLLLYLGDALAAAFAVPHPEDYRALHPTLVQDLYGEQVHHYATLMPPLPDFRARIAGTGIRSVADLRAAARGQEEEWAGFHDSTMAAGLLGPAYTFRTVRRLGPFTLSRFLPGFRRREENHIGETITDEAGRTAYLKTFRLSEKQVRRGHLLDRLAGHDWHLARTAADLGIDEAQLGLRLESAGFGALLRQDVLDGYRRQARAAEVR from the coding sequence ATGAACCCCCAGGTGACGACCGCGCTGGACCTCACCGGCCTGCGGACCGGGCCCTCCCAGCTCTGGGGCGCCGTCCGGCTGGTCCCGCTGCTGCGGGACCAGCCGGTCGCCGGCCTGCGCCTGCACCGGCGCGCGCTGGGCGAGGAGCACGGCGTCGTCCAGGTCGACCCGCGCACCACCTACCACTCCTACCTCCCGCACGCCTTCGTCGCCGACCGGACCGGCGACGGCACCCCGGTGGCCACCTACGGGACCCACCTCACCGACGGCGGCCCGGCCGAACGGCCGCCCACGAGCGTCCCGCTGCGGTTCCACCACCGGCTCGCCAAGCGCGAGGGCCGCGCCCGGGTGCGCTTCCTGCCCCAGCACCTCGCCCTGGAGGGGTACCTCAGCCTGCACTTCGGCGGCCCGTCGGTGCTCTGGGAGGAATGGTCGCAGCGGGCCGTCCGGCAGGGCCTCTCCCCCCGCGCCGAGGAGGCCTGGACGGGCGCGCGGGTCCGCGGCCTGGGGGACGCGCTACGGCTGTTCGAGATCCACCCCGGGCAGTGCGGCCTGCTGCTGTACCTAGGGGACGCGCTGGCCGCGGCCTTCGCCGTCCCGCACCCCGAGGACTACCGGGCCCTGCACCCCACCCTCGTCCAGGACCTCTACGGCGAACAGGTCCACCACTACGCCACCCTGATGCCGCCGCTGCCCGACTTCCGCGCCCGGATCGCGGGCACCGGCATCCGCTCGGTCGCCGACCTGCGGGCGGCGGCCCGGGGCCAGGAGGAGGAGTGGGCCGGGTTCCACGACTCCACCATGGCGGCCGGCCTGCTCGGCCCGGCCTACACCTTCCGCACCGTCCGCCGGCTCGGCCCCTTCACGCTCAGCCGCTTCCTGCCCGGCTTCCGCCGGCGGGAGGAGAACCACATCGGCGAGACCATCACCGACGAGGCCGGGCGGACGGCCTACCTGAAGACCTTCCGGCTGTCCGAGAAGCAGGTCCGCCGCGGCCACCTGCTCGACCGGCTGGCCGGGCACGACTGGCACCTGGCCCGGACGGCGGCCGACCTCGGCATCGACGAGGCGCAGCTCGGCCTGCGACTGGAGTCGGCGGGCTTCGGCGCCCTGCTGCGCCAGGACGTCCTGGACGGCTACCGCCGGCAGGCCCGGGCGGCAGAGGTGCGCTGA
- a CDS encoding GuaB1 family IMP dehydrogenase-related protein, which yields MRFLNPQTGSYDDRNSVPYDLTYDDVFMVPSRSAVGSRQGVDLSSNDGTGTTIPLVVANMTAIAGRRMAETVARRGGLVAIPQDIPTEVIADVIGWVKQRHLVHDTAITLEPGATVADALSLLPKRAHNALVVVEDGKPVGVVTDSDCHGVDRFTSLSEVMSRDLLLLEDGIDPRAAFEKLNEGHRKLAPVVDADGRLVGILTRKNALRATLYTPAVDAAGRLRVAATVGINGDVAGKAKALIEAGADVLIVDTAHGHQESMISALRAVRGLDPQIPIVAGNVVSAAGVRDLVEAGADILKVGVGPGAMCTTRMMTGVGRPQFSAVLECAAEARRLGKHVWADGGVRHPRDVAMALAAGASNVMVGSWFAGTYESPGDLQTTADGRQYKESFGMASARAVRNRTSEESAYDRARKALFEEGISTSRMFLDPARPGVEDLIDSIVAGVRSSCTYAGANSLEEFHQKAVVGIQSAAGYAEGKPLHSSWA from the coding sequence ATGCGCTTCTTGAACCCCCAGACCGGCAGCTACGACGACCGCAATTCGGTGCCGTACGACCTCACGTACGACGACGTGTTCATGGTCCCCAGCCGCTCCGCCGTGGGCTCCCGGCAGGGTGTCGACCTGTCCTCGAACGACGGGACGGGCACCACCATCCCGCTGGTCGTCGCCAACATGACCGCCATCGCCGGGCGCCGGATGGCCGAGACGGTGGCCCGCCGCGGCGGGCTGGTCGCGATCCCGCAGGACATCCCGACCGAGGTCATCGCCGACGTCATCGGCTGGGTCAAGCAGCGCCACCTGGTGCACGACACCGCGATCACCCTGGAGCCCGGCGCGACCGTGGCCGACGCGCTCTCCCTGTTGCCCAAGCGCGCCCACAACGCGCTGGTCGTGGTCGAGGACGGCAAGCCGGTCGGCGTGGTCACCGACTCCGACTGCCACGGCGTGGACCGCTTCACCAGCCTGAGCGAGGTCATGTCCCGTGATCTGCTGCTGCTGGAGGACGGCATCGACCCCCGCGCCGCGTTCGAGAAGCTCAACGAGGGCCACCGCAAGCTCGCCCCCGTGGTCGACGCGGACGGCCGCCTGGTCGGCATCCTGACCCGCAAGAACGCCCTGCGCGCCACCCTCTACACCCCGGCCGTGGACGCCGCCGGCAGGCTCCGGGTGGCCGCCACCGTCGGTATCAACGGCGATGTCGCGGGCAAGGCCAAGGCCCTGATCGAGGCCGGCGCCGACGTGCTGATCGTCGACACCGCGCACGGCCACCAGGAGTCGATGATCAGCGCGCTGCGCGCGGTCCGCGGGCTGGACCCGCAGATCCCGATCGTGGCCGGCAACGTGGTCTCCGCCGCGGGCGTCCGCGACCTGGTGGAGGCCGGCGCGGACATCCTCAAGGTCGGTGTCGGCCCCGGCGCCATGTGCACCACCCGGATGATGACCGGCGTGGGCCGGCCGCAGTTCTCCGCCGTGCTGGAGTGCGCCGCCGAGGCCCGCCGCCTGGGCAAGCACGTCTGGGCGGACGGCGGTGTCCGCCACCCGCGTGACGTGGCGATGGCGCTGGCCGCCGGCGCCTCCAACGTGATGGTCGGTTCCTGGTTCGCCGGTACCTACGAGTCGCCCGGCGACCTGCAGACCACCGCGGACGGCCGCCAGTACAAGGAGAGCTTCGGGATGGCCTCGGCGCGCGCCGTGCGCAACCGGACCTCGGAGGAGTCGGCCTACGACCGCGCCCGCAAGGCGCTCTTCGAGGAGGGCATCTCCACCTCGCGGATGTTCCTCGACCCGGCCCGTCCGGGCGTCGAGGACCTGATCGACTCGATCGTCGCGGGCGTGCGCAGCTCCTGCACCTACGCGGGCGCCAACAGCCTGGAGGAGTTCCACCAGAAGGCCGTGGTCGGCATCCAGAGCGCGGCCGGCTACGCCGAGGGCAAGCCGCTGCACTCCAGCTGGGCCTGA
- a CDS encoding DUF5995 family protein yields the protein MTISDSLTVDQAVDRMRALRDVLPATDGVAVFNRMYLTVTELVRDRLTAGYFEDPAAMAALDALFAGRYLRAVDAAAAGTRPPACWRPLFELRGHPGIHPLQFALAGMNAHIEHDLPLAVLDTCRALGRRPAELAADYRRINDLLAQVEDEVRDSLLPGPDELPLADPLLHVIGVWSIDRAREAAWASVLALWELRPVPFAYAAVSSALDGSVGMVCRALLTPLDGRTRAGRPPAVGSRPAG from the coding sequence GTGACGATCAGTGACTCCCTGACGGTCGACCAGGCCGTCGACCGGATGCGGGCCCTGCGGGACGTGCTCCCCGCCACGGACGGCGTCGCCGTCTTCAACCGCATGTACCTGACCGTCACCGAGCTGGTCCGCGACCGCCTGACGGCCGGGTACTTCGAGGACCCGGCGGCCATGGCCGCCCTCGACGCCCTGTTCGCCGGCCGCTACCTGCGGGCGGTCGACGCGGCCGCCGCCGGTACCCGCCCGCCCGCCTGCTGGCGGCCGCTCTTCGAGCTGCGCGGGCACCCGGGGATCCACCCGCTGCAGTTCGCGTTGGCCGGGATGAACGCCCACATCGAGCACGACCTCCCGCTCGCCGTCCTGGACACCTGCCGCGCGCTCGGCCGCCGGCCGGCCGAGCTGGCCGCCGACTACCGGCGGATCAACGACCTGCTGGCGCAGGTGGAGGACGAGGTCCGGGACTCGCTGCTGCCCGGCCCGGACGAGCTGCCGCTCGCCGACCCGCTGCTGCACGTGATCGGCGTCTGGAGCATCGACCGGGCCCGCGAGGCCGCCTGGGCGAGCGTGCTGGCGCTCTGGGAGCTGCGGCCGGTGCCGTTCGCCTACGCGGCGGTGAGCTCCGCGCTGGACGGCTCGGTGGGGATGGTCTGCCGGGCGCTGCTCACCCCGCTCGACGGGCGGACGCGGGCCGGCCGGCCCCCCGCCGTGGGGAGCCGGCCGGCCGGTTGA